Proteins encoded in a region of the Methanobrevibacter millerae genome:
- a CDS encoding DUF2098 domain-containing protein → MAFDARDKEISIDDHVRYVDTGTVGKVLDTKTEDEIGWVLIDKTNLWYKSKLVEILDEKDINIKNTPTGRDIDIEDLKEKAAKLENMEMDSSVAEGGG, encoded by the coding sequence ATGGCATTTGATGCTCGTGATAAAGAAATTTCAATCGATGATCATGTTCGTTATGTAGATACGGGAACTGTAGGTAAAGTTCTTGATACAAAAACCGAAGATGAAATCGGTTGGGTTTTAATTGATAAGACTAATTTATGGTATAAATCTAAATTAGTTGAAATTCTTGATGAAAAAGATATTAATATTAAGAACACGCCAACAGGTCGTGACATTGACATTGAGGATCTTAAAGAAAAAGCTGCAAAATTAGAGAACATGGAAATGGATTCTAGTGTTGCAGAAGGTGGAGGATAA
- a CDS encoding DEAD/DEAH box helicase encodes MIKMENLPEDIKKIINSAYPYIEEFNPAQKAVIESGYLDDNSNYIICIPTASGKTVLGVLPALKTILNKGKAVYAAPLLSIQNEKVQEFKAFEEHGISVGKHPSSADLSVMVFESFDALTRFSWDTLRDVDTLIIDEFHMIGEYTRGPTLEAAITRAKIINPSMRIIALSATLRNIEEIEGWLEGTCIEHDYRPVPLNKEVLDAEMFNTKNKNDVIVKIVEKAMQDNSQALSFVSTRRFTESLATYVAKKINKKLSKEQKKTFKEVANKLLEVPKNKGSLPTTTCVKLAEAAEKGVAFHHAGLFNEQKEIIEDEFRKGNILMISATPSLMYGVNLPSKSVAIRDTTRWTSNGPQLIPVFDYEQMSGRAGRPQYDDTGYSYLIAKTADEAFELEEHFINGEIELTNSKLIDNKDAIYKQIIAQIASTLSKDLDELIDFFEKTLYGYQMNNNPSMSLFASDSLKWELENALQFLLQNGIIRATPDGLKTTDFGNLIAKSNYTVETAVKIKEYISSMDTFNIPEFIYALAETPDLPLITFKGRKNKDPVREKMSEVGLFAVDIGNPEATTVSLIEWINERNEFEIENKYSVYSASTRRTAYEASRLIRFAKNTSEVLGDYSKLKDYDYLSARLYYGVKQDIIPLVVGVKRLGRKRARNIEKIFGLDLKSVSEKELQQIDGIGETLSKKIKQFADSY; translated from the coding sequence ATGATTAAAATGGAAAATTTACCTGAAGATATTAAAAAAATAATAAATAGTGCATACCCATATATTGAGGAGTTCAATCCCGCACAAAAAGCAGTAATTGAATCTGGATATCTGGATGATAATTCAAACTATATTATTTGTATTCCAACGGCAAGTGGAAAAACAGTTTTAGGAGTATTGCCTGCTCTAAAAACAATACTTAACAAAGGAAAAGCAGTTTATGCAGCACCGTTATTATCTATTCAAAATGAAAAAGTACAGGAATTTAAAGCATTTGAAGAACATGGAATAAGCGTGGGCAAACATCCGTCAAGTGCAGATTTATCAGTGATGGTTTTTGAGTCATTTGATGCTCTTACACGATTTTCATGGGATACTCTTCGTGATGTTGATACTTTAATTATTGATGAATTCCATATGATCGGAGAATACACAAGAGGCCCCACATTAGAAGCGGCCATAACTAGAGCCAAAATTATTAATCCCTCCATGAGAATAATTGCCCTTTCTGCAACCCTTAGAAACATTGAAGAAATTGAAGGTTGGCTTGAAGGAACATGTATTGAACATGACTATAGACCAGTGCCTTTAAACAAAGAAGTTTTAGATGCTGAAATGTTTAATACAAAAAATAAGAATGATGTGATTGTCAAGATTGTTGAAAAAGCTATGCAAGATAATTCACAGGCATTATCCTTCGTGTCCACCAGACGTTTTACCGAAAGTCTAGCCACATATGTTGCTAAAAAAATAAATAAAAAACTTTCAAAAGAACAAAAGAAAACATTCAAAGAAGTTGCAAATAAACTATTAGAAGTTCCTAAAAATAAAGGTTCACTTCCAACAACAACATGTGTAAAATTAGCTGAAGCTGCAGAGAAAGGAGTTGCATTTCACCATGCAGGACTTTTTAATGAACAAAAAGAAATCATTGAAGATGAATTCAGAAAAGGAAATATTTTGATGATAAGTGCAACACCAAGTTTAATGTATGGTGTTAATTTGCCTTCAAAATCTGTTGCGATAAGAGATACAACACGTTGGACAAGCAATGGCCCACAACTCATCCCTGTCTTTGACTATGAACAGATGTCTGGTCGGGCAGGAAGACCACAATACGATGATACAGGATATTCTTATCTCATCGCCAAAACCGCAGATGAAGCCTTTGAATTAGAAGAACATTTTATAAACGGCGAAATTGAATTAACCAATTCCAAGTTAATTGACAATAAGGATGCTATTTATAAACAAATCATAGCACAAATTGCATCGACATTGTCCAAAGATTTAGACGAATTAATTGATTTCTTTGAAAAAACATTATACGGATACCAAATGAACAATAATCCATCAATGTCCTTATTCGCATCAGACAGTTTAAAATGGGAACTTGAAAATGCACTCCAATTCTTACTTCAAAACGGAATAATTAGGGCAACCCCAGATGGACTTAAGACAACAGATTTCGGAAATTTAATAGCAAAATCAAATTATACTGTTGAAACTGCTGTTAAAATTAAAGAATACATTTCATCAATGGATACATTCAATATTCCTGAATTTATCTATGCACTTGCTGAAACGCCAGACTTGCCATTAATAACATTTAAAGGCAGGAAAAATAAAGACCCCGTTCGTGAAAAAATGTCTGAAGTAGGGCTTTTCGCAGTAGACATTGGAAATCCTGAAGCGACAACAGTTTCATTAATTGAATGGATTAATGAACGAAATGAATTTGAAATAGAAAATAAGTATAGTGTTTATTCTGCATCAACCAGAAGAACTGCTTATGAAGCATCAAGACTTATTCGTTTTGCCAAAAATACTTCTGAAGTCTTAGGGGATTATTCCAAATTAAAAGATTATGATTACCTGTCTGCAAGACTTTACTATGGCGTTAAACAAGATATAATTCCTCTTGTTGTAGGTGTAAAACGTCTTGGAAGAAAAAGAGCTAGAAATATTGAAAAAATATTTGGCCTAGATTTAAAATCCGTCAGTGAAAAAGAGTTACAACAAATTGATGGTATCGGTGAAACATTATCTAAAAAAATAAAACAGTTTGCAGATAGTTATTAA